A genomic segment from Luteolibacter ambystomatis encodes:
- a CDS encoding D-2-hydroxyacid dehydrogenase — translation MKLVFLDASTIDRADLDFAPLRTFGNLTLHQVTPPEKVGDRIADAEIVITNKAVVGREALAKAPKVRLIVSAATGVNQIDLEACKERGITVCNVAGYSTEAVAQHTFALLLNLVTAVDRYSAHIAQDWPSSPIFTRLDHPVTELAGKTLGIVGFGTIGQAVARIATAFGMKVVAFARSEASPDAPVPRIAGEEFFSSCDVISLHCPLTAQTERFINRISLALMKPDSLLINTGRGALVDENALADALRHGEIGGAALDVLTTEPPPKNHPLLATDIPNLLITPHTAWTSQEARQRLLAGVIADIQAFLGGHPIHHIV, via the coding sequence ATGAAATTGGTTTTCCTCGATGCCTCGACAATCGACCGCGCGGATCTCGACTTCGCTCCGCTGCGCACTTTCGGAAACCTGACCCTGCATCAGGTCACGCCGCCGGAGAAGGTGGGCGATCGTATCGCGGACGCGGAGATCGTCATCACCAACAAGGCGGTCGTCGGCCGGGAGGCGCTGGCCAAGGCTCCGAAAGTGCGGTTGATCGTTTCCGCGGCCACCGGCGTGAATCAAATCGACCTGGAGGCCTGCAAGGAACGCGGCATCACCGTGTGCAACGTGGCCGGATATTCCACCGAAGCGGTCGCGCAGCATACCTTCGCGCTGCTGTTGAATCTCGTCACGGCGGTGGACCGCTACTCCGCGCATATCGCGCAGGATTGGCCGTCTTCACCAATCTTCACGCGCCTCGATCATCCGGTGACGGAGCTCGCCGGAAAGACGCTGGGCATCGTCGGCTTCGGCACCATCGGCCAGGCGGTGGCGAGGATCGCCACGGCCTTCGGCATGAAGGTGGTGGCGTTCGCACGCAGCGAGGCCTCGCCGGACGCGCCCGTTCCACGGATCGCCGGAGAAGAGTTTTTCAGCTCCTGTGATGTGATTTCGCTGCACTGTCCGCTCACCGCGCAGACGGAGCGTTTCATCAATCGTATCAGCCTCGCGCTGATGAAGCCGGACTCCCTGCTCATCAATACCGGTCGGGGCGCGCTGGTGGACGAGAACGCGCTGGCGGATGCCCTGCGCCACGGTGAGATCGGCGGAGCGGCTCTCGACGTGCTCACCACCGAACCTCCGCCGAAGAACCATCCGCTGCTGGCCACGGACATCCCGAACCTGCTGATCACCCCGCACACCGCGTGGACCAGCCAGGAAGCTCGGCAGCGCCTGCTGGCCGGAGTGATTGCGGATATCCAGGCTTTCCTCGGCGGGCATCCGATCCATCATATCGTGTGA
- a CDS encoding aldose epimerase family protein yields the protein MIAKTQYPAAANRLAMLAAATALILPASAAAPKGEPFGTANGKPVEVFTLTNHKGLKLRAMTYGAIVLSLETPDRDGKSADVVLGYKTLDEYIKDTPYFGAVVGRVGNRIAKGKFTLDDKTYTLALNNDPGGIKCSLHGGLKGFDKVVWQGEGVEKDGVQGVKFHYLSKDGEEGYPGNLDVTVIYWLTDDNEWKIDYSATTDKATPVNVTQHSYFNLKGEGNGDILDHEITFKASRFTPVDAGLIPTGRLQPVEGTPFDFTTPHKVGERVNAEDEQLKFGGGYDHNWVLDNQSGGLALAAVVHEPTTGRTMEILTTEPGLQFYCGNFLDGQLTGKSGKPYNHRNALVFETQHYPDSPNQPTFPSIILKPGKTMKSTTVYRFGLKSGK from the coding sequence ATGATTGCGAAAACCCAATACCCGGCCGCGGCAAACCGCCTGGCCATGCTCGCGGCCGCAACCGCGCTGATCCTACCCGCCTCCGCCGCCGCTCCGAAGGGCGAACCCTTCGGCACCGCCAATGGCAAGCCGGTGGAGGTCTTCACCCTGACCAACCACAAAGGGCTGAAGCTCCGCGCCATGACCTATGGCGCGATCGTGCTCAGCCTCGAAACGCCGGACCGTGACGGCAAGAGCGCGGACGTGGTGCTCGGTTACAAGACGCTCGACGAGTATATCAAGGACACGCCGTACTTCGGCGCGGTCGTCGGCCGCGTGGGCAACCGCATCGCGAAGGGCAAGTTCACTCTCGATGACAAAACCTACACGCTCGCACTGAACAACGATCCCGGCGGCATCAAGTGCTCGCTACACGGCGGCCTGAAGGGCTTCGACAAGGTCGTGTGGCAGGGCGAAGGCGTGGAGAAGGACGGCGTGCAGGGGGTGAAGTTCCACTACCTCAGCAAGGATGGCGAGGAAGGCTATCCGGGCAATCTCGACGTCACCGTGATCTACTGGCTCACCGATGACAATGAGTGGAAGATCGATTACAGCGCCACCACCGACAAGGCCACGCCGGTCAATGTCACGCAACACAGCTATTTCAATCTGAAGGGCGAGGGCAATGGCGACATCCTCGATCACGAGATCACCTTCAAGGCCTCCAGGTTCACCCCGGTGGATGCGGGCCTCATCCCCACCGGCAGGCTCCAGCCGGTGGAAGGCACGCCGTTCGATTTCACCACACCGCACAAGGTCGGCGAGCGCGTGAATGCCGAAGACGAGCAACTCAAGTTCGGCGGCGGCTACGATCACAACTGGGTGCTCGACAACCAGAGCGGCGGGCTCGCGCTGGCCGCCGTGGTGCATGAGCCAACCACCGGGCGCACCATGGAGATCCTCACCACCGAGCCGGGTCTCCAGTTCTACTGTGGCAATTTCCTCGATGGCCAACTCACTGGCAAGAGCGGCAAGCCCTACAACCATCGCAACGCGCTGGTCTTCGAAACGCAGCACTATCCGGACTCACCGAACCAGCCGACGTTCCCCAGCATCATCCTCAAACCGGGCAAGACGATGAAAAGCACGACCGTCTATCGGTTCGGCCTGAAGAGTGGAAAGTAA
- a CDS encoding 1,4-beta-xylanase encodes MLKTFVHLLIAGALGTATLHAQDAQPWTPEKAKAWQEKSGWLNGCNFIPSNAINQLEMWQADTFDTATIDRELGLAESLGFTSVRVFLHDLLWQQDSKGFSKRIDTFLGLAEKHHIGVLFVLFDSCWYPKPKLGKQPDPLPHRHNSGWVQSPGIDALMDENQIPRLHEYVTGVVKQFANDPRIHGWDVWNEPDNNDGGKSKRPDLEPDQKIKSQHVEKLLPQVFAWAREGKPTQPLTSGVWLGDWSDPNKMYLIQRIQLEQSDVISFHCYGKPDHLTKLIGQLRRYNRPILCTEYMARPEGSTFDPNLGVLKKEGVGAYCWGFVSGKSQTIYPWDSWEKDYDGEPQLWFHDIFRTDGTPYRQPEVDYIRSLTGKK; translated from the coding sequence ATGTTGAAAACCTTTGTTCATCTCCTGATCGCCGGTGCCCTCGGTACCGCCACGCTGCACGCTCAGGACGCTCAACCTTGGACTCCGGAAAAGGCGAAAGCCTGGCAGGAAAAATCCGGCTGGCTCAACGGCTGCAACTTCATCCCGAGCAACGCGATCAACCAGCTCGAGATGTGGCAGGCGGACACCTTCGACACCGCCACCATCGACCGCGAGCTGGGCCTCGCCGAGTCGCTCGGCTTCACCAGCGTGCGCGTGTTCCTGCACGACCTGCTGTGGCAGCAGGACAGCAAGGGTTTCTCGAAGCGTATCGATACCTTCCTCGGCCTAGCGGAGAAGCATCACATCGGAGTGCTGTTCGTGCTCTTCGACAGTTGCTGGTATCCGAAGCCGAAGCTCGGCAAGCAGCCCGATCCCCTGCCCCACCGCCACAACTCCGGCTGGGTGCAGAGCCCGGGCATCGATGCGCTGATGGATGAGAACCAGATCCCGCGCCTGCATGAATACGTCACCGGAGTGGTGAAGCAGTTCGCCAACGATCCCCGCATCCATGGCTGGGACGTTTGGAACGAACCAGACAACAACGACGGCGGCAAATCGAAGCGCCCAGACCTGGAACCGGATCAGAAGATCAAATCGCAGCATGTGGAGAAACTGCTGCCACAGGTTTTCGCCTGGGCCCGCGAAGGCAAGCCAACCCAGCCACTGACCTCCGGCGTGTGGCTCGGCGACTGGAGCGATCCCAACAAGATGTATCTCATCCAGCGCATCCAACTGGAGCAGAGCGACGTCATCTCATTCCACTGCTACGGCAAGCCGGATCACCTCACCAAACTCATCGGCCAGCTCCGCCGCTACAACCGCCCGATCCTCTGCACCGAGTACATGGCACGACCGGAAGGCAGCACCTTCGATCCGAACCTGGGTGTGCTGAAGAAGGAAGGCGTGGGCGCCTACTGCTGGGGTTTCGTCTCCGGCAAGTCGCAGACCATCTATCCATGGGACTCATGGGAAAAGGACTACGACGGCGAGCCGCAGCTCTGGTTCCACGACATTTTCCGTACTGATGGAACACCCTACCGCCAACCCGAAGTGGACTACATCCGCTCGCTGACGGGCAAAAAGTGA
- a CDS encoding RNA polymerase sigma factor: MSEAVPMESGNWLAEILVRYEKPLLKHAYTLCSDRELARDAVQETFFRLIRHREKGMPENLAAWLFTVCRNVVSDHLRRQKVVTFGLDPARFDIPDDDGMSPDAQLDRGERERKLAELVAELPDRERELVRLKFQVGLSYREIEEVTGISQGNVGYFLHLAVKQLRQRWRVEGGDA; the protein is encoded by the coding sequence GTGAGCGAAGCGGTGCCCATGGAGTCCGGGAACTGGCTGGCGGAAATCCTCGTCCGCTATGAGAAGCCATTGCTCAAGCACGCCTACACGCTGTGCTCGGACCGTGAGCTGGCGCGCGATGCCGTGCAGGAAACCTTCTTCCGTCTGATCCGTCACCGCGAGAAAGGCATGCCGGAAAACCTCGCCGCCTGGCTTTTCACCGTCTGCCGCAATGTGGTCAGTGACCACCTGCGCCGCCAGAAGGTCGTGACCTTCGGTCTGGATCCGGCCCGCTTCGACATCCCGGATGATGATGGCATGTCGCCGGACGCGCAGCTCGATCGCGGTGAACGCGAGCGCAAGCTGGCGGAATTGGTGGCGGAACTGCCGGACCGCGAGCGCGAGCTGGTGCGTTTGAAGTTCCAGGTGGGTCTGAGTTACCGCGAGATCGAGGAGGTCACCGGCATTTCACAAGGGAATGTCGGCTACTTCCTCCATCTCGCGGTGAAACAACTGCGCCAGCGCTGGCGCGTGGAAGGGGGGGACGCGTGA